One Streptomyces hundungensis DNA segment encodes these proteins:
- a CDS encoding glycosyltransferase family 4 protein: MHKTLIVTNDFPPRPGGIQAFLHNMALRLDPEQVVVYASTWKRGQEGAAATAAFDAEQPFTVVRDRTTMLLPTPRVTRRAVGLLREHGCSSVWFGAAAPLGLMGPALRRAGAERLVATTHGHEAGWAQLPVARQLLRRIGEGTDTITYLGEYTRSRIAGALTPQAAARMVQLPPGVDEKTFHPGSGGDAVRERLGLTDRPVVVCVSRLVPRKGQDTLILALPAILAQVPDAVLLIVGGGPYEAELRKLAADTGVASSVRFTGAVPWAELPAHYGAGDVFAMPCRTRRGGLDVEGLGIVYLEASATGLPVVAGDSGGAPDAVLDGETGFVVRGGSPEDSAARIVTLLQDAGLRGRMGERGRAWVEERWRWDLLARKLRGLL; encoded by the coding sequence ATGCACAAGACCTTGATCGTGACCAATGACTTCCCGCCGCGCCCGGGCGGGATCCAGGCGTTCCTGCACAACATGGCGCTGCGACTCGACCCCGAACAGGTCGTCGTGTACGCCTCGACGTGGAAGCGCGGCCAGGAGGGCGCGGCGGCGACCGCCGCGTTCGACGCCGAACAGCCCTTCACCGTCGTACGGGACCGCACCACGATGCTGCTCCCGACGCCCCGGGTCACCCGGCGGGCCGTCGGGCTGCTGCGCGAACACGGCTGCTCCTCCGTGTGGTTCGGGGCGGCCGCCCCGCTCGGCCTCATGGGCCCCGCGCTGCGCCGGGCCGGCGCGGAGCGGCTCGTGGCGACCACCCACGGGCACGAGGCCGGCTGGGCCCAACTCCCCGTCGCGCGGCAGCTGTTGAGGCGCATCGGTGAGGGCACCGACACCATCACCTACCTCGGCGAGTACACCCGCTCGCGGATCGCGGGCGCGCTCACCCCGCAGGCGGCGGCCCGCATGGTCCAACTGCCGCCCGGCGTCGACGAGAAGACCTTCCACCCCGGCTCCGGCGGCGACGCCGTACGCGAGCGGCTCGGGCTCACCGACCGGCCCGTGGTGGTCTGCGTCTCACGGCTCGTGCCGCGCAAGGGGCAGGACACGCTGATCCTCGCCCTCCCGGCGATCCTCGCGCAGGTGCCGGACGCGGTCCTGCTCATCGTGGGTGGCGGCCCCTACGAGGCGGAGCTGCGCAAGCTCGCGGCCGACACCGGGGTCGCGTCCTCGGTCCGCTTCACCGGGGCGGTGCCGTGGGCCGAGCTGCCCGCGCACTACGGGGCGGGGGACGTCTTCGCGATGCCCTGCCGCACGCGGCGCGGCGGCCTGGACGTCGAAGGCCTCGGCATCGTCTACCTGGAGGCCTCCGCGACCGGCCTGCCCGTGGTGGCCGGCGACTCCGGCGGCGCGCCGGACGCGGTCCTGGACGGCGAGACGGGCTTCGTCGTACGGGGCGGCTCCCCCGAGGACTCGGCGGCCCGCATCGTGACCCTGCTCCAGGACGCGGGGCTGCGGGGGCGGATGGGGGAGCGGGGGAGGGCGTGGGTGGAGGAGCGCTGGCGCTGGGACCTCCTGGCGCGGAAGCTGCGCGGCTTGCTGTAA